One segment of Candidatus Poribacteria bacterium DNA contains the following:
- a CDS encoding DNA adenine methylase, whose amino-acid sequence MPHTSLHPTPTQSIKYIGSKLKLIPHVLELVKKVNAKTILDGFSGTTRVSQALAKLGYTVICNDAAPWSKVFGICYLLNTKPKEAYQPLINHLNALPPVDGWFTEHYGGHANSGCAIQEDGLKKPWQHHNTRKLDAIRQEIETLKLDPIEKAVALTSLILALDRVDSTLGHFSAYLKAWAPRSYKELVLKVPEVFRSEGDHQVHQTDIFELVPRVSVDLAYFDPPYGSKNEKMPPSRVRYAAYYHLWKSVVLFDKPTLFGKAKRRKDTSDPLAASIFEEFRRNDDGQFIAVHAIAKLIQETQARWILLSYSSGGRATAQQLNEVMQSNGKLLTVLELDYKKNIMAGMRWTDEWVNAADASNREFLFLLEKNGFLI is encoded by the coding sequence ATGCCACACACTTCTCTCCACCCCACTCCCACACAGAGCATCAAATACATCGGCTCCAAGCTGAAACTGATCCCACACGTCTTGGAACTCGTCAAAAAGGTCAATGCCAAGACAATACTGGATGGGTTCTCAGGCACAACCCGAGTCTCGCAGGCACTCGCCAAACTCGGCTACACTGTTATCTGCAACGATGCTGCCCCGTGGTCGAAAGTCTTCGGCATCTGCTATCTTCTCAACACAAAACCGAAAGAAGCATATCAACCGCTCATCAATCACCTGAACGCACTGCCACCTGTTGACGGCTGGTTCACAGAACATTACGGCGGACACGCCAACAGCGGCTGCGCAATTCAGGAAGATGGACTCAAAAAACCGTGGCAACACCACAACACCCGTAAATTAGATGCGATCCGACAGGAAATCGAAACCCTTAAACTTGATCCGATCGAAAAAGCAGTCGCACTCACGAGCCTGATCCTCGCACTCGACCGTGTTGATAGCACGCTCGGTCATTTTTCCGCGTATCTCAAAGCGTGGGCACCCCGTTCCTATAAAGAATTAGTGCTTAAAGTGCCGGAAGTCTTCAGGTCAGAAGGTGATCACCAGGTCCACCAAACCGACATCTTTGAACTCGTGCCGCGTGTCTCCGTTGACCTCGCCTACTTTGATCCGCCTTACGGTTCAAAAAACGAAAAGATGCCGCCGTCCCGTGTCAGATATGCCGCATATTACCACCTCTGGAAAAGCGTTGTGCTCTTCGATAAACCCACCCTTTTCGGCAAAGCAAAAAGGCGAAAGGATACATCAGATCCCCTCGCCGCTTCTATATTCGAGGAATTTCGGCGTAACGATGATGGACAATTCATCGCTGTCCACGCCATTGCGAAGTTAATCCAAGAGACACAAGCCCGCTGGATTCTGCTCTCTTATAGCTCCGGCGGTCGCGCGACTGCGCAACAACTCAACGAAGTTATGCAAAGCAACGGAAAACTTCTCACTGTTCTCGAACTTGACTACAAAAAGAACATCATGGCAGGCATGCGATGGACAGACGAGTGGGTGAACGCTGCTGACGCGTCGAACCGTGAATTCCTCTTCCTTCTTGAGAAAAACGGGTTCCTCATTTGA
- a CDS encoding sugar kinase → MYDLVTFGEAMIRLTAPEYMRLEQATSLSMTAGGAEMNVAVNAAQLGLRTAWVSRLVDNWSGRYICNKGRELGVDMSNIIWVDFDGVGLERNGFYHLELGAGPRASSVTYDRGYSAISKVQPGEIDWASIFSNARWFHLSGITPALSESAAAVSAEALKAARAAGVKTSYDLNFRSKLWSAEEAQAANRPMIEHVSVLIGNEEDFEKSLGFAAEGATESYSSLEPESYKAVAERVKDAFPNVEMIGTTLRDAKTGWLNDWRTLLFDGEEFYLSRIYEDLELVDRVGGGDSFSSGLIFSLLNGKSPQEAVDFAGGYSALAHTFPGDFNWATAEEAEKAMEAGSVRISR, encoded by the coding sequence ATGTACGATTTAGTTACGTTTGGGGAAGCGATGATCCGACTCACTGCCCCGGAATATATGCGCCTTGAGCAGGCGACATCGCTCTCAATGACAGCGGGTGGTGCAGAGATGAACGTCGCTGTGAACGCCGCACAACTCGGATTGCGAACGGCATGGGTCTCACGACTTGTAGACAACTGGTCGGGTCGCTATATTTGTAACAAAGGGCGCGAACTCGGTGTGGATATGTCAAACATCATCTGGGTCGATTTCGATGGCGTCGGATTGGAGCGCAACGGATTTTATCACCTTGAGTTAGGCGCGGGACCGCGTGCAAGCAGCGTCACTTATGATCGCGGATATTCAGCGATTTCTAAAGTACAACCTGGGGAGATTGATTGGGCATCTATTTTCAGCAACGCCCGTTGGTTCCATCTCAGTGGGATTACGCCTGCCTTGTCGGAATCTGCGGCGGCTGTCTCGGCAGAAGCACTCAAAGCAGCACGCGCTGCGGGGGTCAAAACGAGTTACGACCTGAACTTCCGATCGAAACTCTGGAGTGCAGAGGAAGCGCAAGCGGCGAACCGACCGATGATTGAGCATGTTTCTGTTCTCATCGGGAATGAAGAGGATTTTGAGAAATCGCTCGGTTTCGCGGCAGAAGGGGCGACCGAGTCGTATAGCAGTCTTGAACCTGAGAGTTACAAGGCGGTCGCAGAACGGGTCAAGGACGCTTTTCCAAACGTTGAAATGATCGGCACGACGTTGCGTGATGCCAAAACGGGTTGGTTGAACGATTGGCGGACACTCCTGTTTGATGGTGAAGAATTTTATCTGTCACGTATCTATGAGGATTTAGAGTTGGTAGACCGGGTCGGCGGCGGCGATAGTTTCTCATCGGGACTCATCTTTAGCCTCCTGAACGGCAAATCACCGCAGGAAGCCGTCGATTTCGCGGGTGGATATTCCGCCTTAGCGCATACGTTCCCTGGTGACTTCAACTGGGCGACAGCCGAAGAGGCAGAAAAAGCGATGGAGGCGGGGAGCGTGCGTATCAGTCGCTAA
- a CDS encoding muconate cycloisomerase, whose amino-acid sequence MSKIAHVDVYPTAVGMTDIFNIGTGFVGDPGSAGDHVFVKITTDDGYVGWGEQRALPSWSYETTESITTTIQHHIAPLLLGCNPLNLNQIHASIYQALKPAVSNGHPFAKAAVDIALHDLRGRILDIPLHTLFGGKRHDTLPLCYALSIDTPEIMGLKAQALSPCSCFKVKVAGTPADDEDRLRAVNEAAPDAKLWIDANQSYTPSNALELLKRVADIREIYCMEQPVASQDWFGMKRVREDASIPIAIDEGCFTYFDLAKIARLECADAVVLKVCKSGGLNECLKSVPIAEANSLELLGSGLTEAGIGFIASVHLFSTLDLVLPAELNAPAFLETLAVSNVHIHDHVVTVPNGPGLGVTPDEDYIKANLLNVESS is encoded by the coding sequence ATGTCCAAAATAGCCCATGTAGACGTTTATCCGACTGCTGTCGGCATGACAGACATCTTTAATATCGGGACCGGTTTCGTCGGTGATCCGGGATCCGCAGGCGACCATGTTTTCGTCAAGATCACAACAGACGATGGCTACGTCGGTTGGGGTGAACAACGCGCGCTCCCTTCATGGAGCTACGAAACCACCGAGTCCATCACAACCACGATCCAACATCACATCGCCCCATTGCTGCTCGGCTGCAACCCGCTAAACCTCAACCAAATCCATGCGTCCATTTATCAGGCATTGAAACCTGCCGTTAGCAACGGACACCCGTTCGCAAAAGCCGCCGTGGATATCGCTTTACACGACCTCCGAGGAAGAATCCTTGACATCCCACTCCATACCCTCTTCGGCGGGAAACGCCACGATACCCTACCGCTCTGTTATGCGTTGAGTATTGATACGCCAGAGATAATGGGATTGAAGGCGCAGGCTCTATCTCCATGTTCCTGTTTCAAAGTGAAGGTTGCTGGAACGCCTGCGGATGATGAAGATCGCCTGCGCGCAGTGAATGAAGCCGCACCCGATGCCAAACTCTGGATTGACGCGAACCAGTCTTACACGCCATCGAATGCCCTTGAATTGCTGAAACGGGTCGCAGATATCCGTGAGATTTACTGTATGGAACAACCCGTCGCAAGTCAAGATTGGTTCGGTATGAAGCGAGTCCGAGAAGATGCCTCAATCCCGATCGCTATTGACGAAGGGTGCTTCACCTACTTCGATTTGGCGAAGATTGCACGTTTGGAATGTGCGGATGCTGTCGTTTTGAAAGTGTGTAAATCCGGAGGGTTAAACGAATGTCTTAAGAGCGTGCCTATCGCTGAAGCCAATTCACTCGAACTCCTCGGTAGTGGATTAACAGAAGCCGGAATCGGGTTCATCGCGAGCGTCCATCTCTTTTCAACGTTGGATCTTGTTCTCCCTGCCGAGCTCAATGCCCCTGCATTTCTGGAAACCCTGGCAGTGAGCAATGTCCACATCCACGACCACGTTGTCACGGTCCCGAACGGTCCCGGTCTCGGTGTTACGCCTGATGAAGACTACATTAAAGCGAATTTGCTTAACGTGGAGAGTTCTTAA
- a CDS encoding MFS transporter, which produces MRLKPIQLLTVYLPVLLIDLSFSSILTNTSFYTSHLGLSTTFLGVLMAVSTGCFAVLAIPLGRLSDRIERRYILYTACLILGAVSIGLAFCRNSGHLMSIFPGIGVSMALFFPAYEAWLAEREGEGELIHRIMLFNLFWSIGMTVGPALSSYLYGSANPFRPFYLAGIFALLTFVTIWASRITKSDTSNLSVHTDASDPESPEILYPRLPVRMTYLHLARCANFVSWFSLGVLRQLAPKLTLEMGIRPTIYGNLMLTLGGVKTLAFVVLGTGYSTRWHYRFSPLLIVQLLAILSFLGIGLTQHIILWAFAFAIIGVSVAFTYFSSLYYGLDRHADKGNKSGWHEAILGGGILLGPFLGGISADSSLGVHSPYLLCAVAIAIAILIEIFILLKNSPR; this is translated from the coding sequence ATGCGCCTAAAACCGATCCAGTTGCTCACTGTTTATCTGCCAGTCCTACTGATTGACCTCTCCTTTAGCAGTATTCTAACCAATACCTCTTTTTATACCAGTCATTTAGGACTCTCCACAACGTTCCTCGGTGTGTTGATGGCAGTAAGCACAGGGTGTTTTGCGGTGCTCGCGATCCCACTCGGTAGACTCTCGGATCGGATAGAACGTCGGTATATCCTTTACACGGCGTGCCTGATACTTGGAGCCGTCAGTATAGGACTCGCCTTTTGTCGAAACAGCGGACATCTGATGAGCATCTTCCCCGGAATTGGTGTAAGCATGGCACTCTTCTTTCCGGCTTACGAGGCGTGGCTCGCTGAACGAGAAGGTGAAGGCGAATTAATCCACCGAATTATGCTCTTCAATCTATTCTGGAGCATCGGCATGACTGTGGGTCCGGCGTTGTCGAGTTATCTGTACGGCAGTGCGAATCCATTCAGACCTTTCTATCTCGCCGGTATTTTCGCGCTACTCACCTTCGTGACGATTTGGGCTTCTCGTATTACCAAATCCGACACATCCAATCTATCCGTCCACACCGATGCGTCCGACCCAGAATCACCTGAGATACTGTATCCACGCCTACCCGTTCGGATGACTTATCTCCATTTGGCTCGATGCGCGAATTTTGTCTCGTGGTTCTCGCTGGGTGTGCTCCGCCAACTCGCGCCAAAACTCACATTGGAGATGGGAATACGCCCGACAATATACGGAAATCTGATGTTGACACTCGGTGGTGTTAAAACACTGGCGTTCGTTGTCCTTGGGACCGGGTACTCGACGCGGTGGCATTATCGTTTTAGCCCGTTACTGATTGTTCAACTGCTGGCAATTCTGAGTTTCCTCGGAATAGGATTGACGCAACATATTATTCTCTGGGCTTTTGCATTTGCGATTATCGGTGTGTCTGTAGCGTTTACTTACTTTAGTAGCCTCTACTACGGGCTTGATCGGCATGCGGATAAAGGAAATAAAAGCGGATGGCACGAAGCCATATTAGGGGGCGGGATCCTGTTAGGTCCGTTCCTTGGAGGTATCTCGGCGGACTCATCATTAGGCGTTCACAGTCCTTACCTGCTCTGCGCAGTGGCAATCGCTATCGCGATTCTCATAGAAATATTTATTCTTCTTAAGAACTCTCCACGTTAA
- a CDS encoding molybdopterin-dependent oxidoreductase: protein MRRRTFIKLSAMSAAGMVLPLQLEGDTAAMPSLKPSTLITPNADFYILQIGDPAELDAAAWRLIITGLTDKRIPPLRLEEITAMESVTAMRTLKCIGDPIGTEQMSNAVWKGIRLRDLLEKVGPTSEVKVVVFRCADGYHTAIPLEDAMRDETLLAYEMNDEPLPTEHGFPVRLLNPGHYGTKNPKWIINIQLAKEHESYWEKRGWDPIANVKLATMIGTPAEGEEILGGTVYTVSGAAFDAGNHGGIKKVEVSIDYGQTWEEAEIWAKDTPLAWVLWKWNWHVPEKSGFPVEIYARATGNSGVTQDEIGIEVEPVGATGYHMIDAEIVMP from the coding sequence ATGAGAAGACGAACGTTCATAAAACTGAGTGCGATGAGTGCTGCAGGGATGGTCTTGCCCCTTCAACTGGAAGGGGACACCGCAGCAATGCCATCGCTTAAACCGAGCACACTGATAACCCCGAATGCCGATTTCTACATCCTACAGATCGGCGATCCTGCTGAACTTGATGCAGCAGCGTGGCGATTGATAATCACCGGTCTCACCGACAAACGGATACCACCGCTGCGACTTGAAGAGATCACAGCGATGGAGTCTGTCACTGCGATGCGAACCTTAAAATGTATCGGGGACCCAATCGGCACAGAACAGATGAGCAATGCGGTATGGAAAGGCATTCGATTGCGCGATCTGCTTGAGAAAGTCGGACCTACATCCGAAGTCAAAGTGGTTGTTTTTCGGTGTGCAGACGGCTACCATACAGCGATTCCTCTGGAAGACGCGATGCGCGACGAGACACTTCTCGCTTATGAAATGAACGATGAACCGCTACCGACTGAGCACGGCTTCCCTGTCCGACTGCTTAACCCTGGTCATTACGGCACGAAAAATCCGAAATGGATCATCAACATCCAGTTGGCGAAGGAACATGAAAGTTACTGGGAGAAACGGGGTTGGGATCCGATTGCGAATGTGAAACTCGCCACAATGATTGGAACACCGGCTGAAGGCGAAGAAATTCTTGGCGGCACGGTCTACACCGTCAGCGGGGCAGCGTTCGATGCAGGCAACCACGGCGGCATCAAGAAGGTAGAGGTGAGTATCGACTACGGACAGACATGGGAAGAGGCGGAAATTTGGGCGAAAGATACCCCACTGGCGTGGGTGCTTTGGAAATGGAATTGGCACGTTCCTGAGAAGTCGGGGTTTCCCGTTGAAATTTATGCAAGAGCCACCGGCAACAGTGGTGTGACCCAAGACGAAATCGGGATCGAAGTAGAACCGGTTGGCGCGACAGGCTATCATATGATTGACGCCGAGATTGTGATGCCATAA